The Spirosoma radiotolerans genome has a window encoding:
- a CDS encoding tetratricopeptide repeat-containing sensor histidine kinase, translating into MLVRQGLLFVCFLLIYTGRSFSQGVPNPTDTSYVMTLLKKAEAIEMQQPETALRNYRKALSFSSKIGYTKGYFESIRLITYLLDILGHHDESYKLATEGLQKAMRDTSEQYRSLCHFAIAQSVKWQGKNKEAILHFKQAAPFMLGHKNRRKAAVLYQNLGLMYESEKLYPQALLYFDRALTNDRLAKSSDQDISLDYQSMAAIYVKQNQLKRGLAYYQKAKALLDPGRDRHIVASLYGNLANLHKELVHFDSSLYYYQEALRMNRQLNNPLQELHLLAGLAETYNELKQYKQAKSLLDKAYALAKQHKVGLSEFRNIYREYANANLGLGRYKDAIPWYDQYMQTKDSLSTLEAKTLLEDYELKLRQAEAGQKLAEKQRQISRLEQARQRQNLWLLIASLVGVVIVSGLVFAYLYTRQRQRTADNALLAAEHEHALAVVQSELQGQQKERLRIAKEMHDDLGASLTAIGLLSEVAKTRMGTAIIPEVEKISTISADMVASMNEIIWSLNSKNDSLNGLIAYTRAYASEFIDNTSLSLKTEVNESPKEITIRGADRRNVFLTVKEALNNVVKHAQATQVALRIRPETDRLLIEVSDNGRGFTPTEQTRLRNGLANMQNRMAEAGGTFTILPSSTGTQVKIMYPYPLVSDPKILQT; encoded by the coding sequence ATGCTAGTCAGACAAGGCCTGCTGTTTGTTTGTTTTCTACTTATTTATACCGGTCGTAGCTTCAGTCAGGGGGTTCCCAATCCCACCGATACCAGCTATGTGATGACGCTGCTGAAAAAGGCAGAAGCCATCGAAATGCAACAACCCGAAACAGCCCTCCGCAATTATCGAAAAGCTTTGTCATTCTCCAGCAAAATCGGGTATACAAAAGGCTACTTCGAGAGTATTCGGTTGATCACGTATCTGCTCGATATACTGGGTCACCATGATGAATCGTACAAGCTGGCTACGGAAGGATTACAGAAAGCCATGCGGGATACGTCGGAACAGTACCGGAGTCTTTGCCACTTTGCCATCGCGCAGTCGGTTAAATGGCAGGGCAAAAACAAAGAGGCCATTCTGCATTTCAAGCAGGCGGCCCCGTTTATGCTGGGGCATAAGAATCGCCGAAAAGCCGCGGTTCTTTACCAGAACCTGGGCCTGATGTATGAATCGGAGAAGCTTTATCCGCAGGCGCTGCTTTATTTTGATCGGGCACTCACCAATGATCGGCTGGCCAAAAGTTCCGATCAGGATATCTCGCTGGATTATCAGAGTATGGCCGCCATTTACGTCAAACAGAACCAGTTGAAACGAGGGCTGGCCTATTACCAGAAAGCAAAAGCCCTGCTCGACCCAGGCCGGGACCGGCACATAGTGGCTAGCCTGTATGGAAATCTGGCGAACCTGCACAAAGAACTGGTGCACTTCGATTCATCGCTCTATTATTACCAGGAGGCCCTGCGGATGAACCGGCAGTTGAACAATCCGCTTCAGGAACTGCATTTGCTGGCCGGACTGGCCGAAACCTATAACGAACTGAAGCAATATAAACAGGCCAAATCGTTGCTCGACAAAGCCTATGCCCTGGCAAAACAGCACAAAGTAGGGTTGTCCGAGTTTCGGAATATTTACCGCGAATATGCCAATGCGAACCTCGGACTGGGCCGGTATAAAGATGCGATTCCGTGGTATGATCAGTACATGCAGACGAAAGATTCACTCTCGACGCTAGAAGCAAAAACGCTCCTGGAAGACTACGAACTGAAGCTCCGGCAGGCCGAGGCAGGCCAGAAACTGGCCGAGAAACAGCGTCAGATCAGCCGATTGGAGCAGGCGCGTCAGCGGCAGAACTTATGGCTGTTGATTGCGTCTTTAGTTGGAGTCGTGATCGTGAGCGGGCTGGTGTTCGCTTATTTGTATACACGTCAGCGCCAGCGAACGGCCGATAATGCGTTGCTGGCTGCCGAACACGAACATGCGCTGGCGGTGGTGCAATCGGAACTACAGGGGCAGCAGAAAGAACGACTGCGCATTGCTAAAGAAATGCACGATGATCTGGGGGCTTCCCTGACCGCCATTGGTTTGTTGAGCGAAGTGGCGAAAACACGTATGGGAACGGCCATCATCCCCGAAGTGGAGAAGATTTCGACGATTTCGGCCGACATGGTGGCCAGCATGAATGAGATCATCTGGTCGTTGAATTCAAAAAATGATAGCCTCAACGGGCTGATTGCCTACACCAGAGCTTACGCCAGCGAGTTTATCGACAACACAAGCTTATCCTTAAAGACGGAGGTAAACGAGTCGCCTAAAGAGATCACCATACGGGGCGCCGACCGCCGGAATGTGTTTCTGACCGTAAAGGAAGCACTTAATAATGTGGTCAAACACGCCCAGGCCACCCAGGTAGCGCTCCGGATCCGGCCCGAAACGGACCGCCTGCTGATTGAAGTGAGTGACAACGGGCGCGGCTTTACGCCAACGGAACAAACCCGGTTGCGAAATGGGCTGGCTAATATGCAGAACCGGATGGCCGAAGCGGGCGGAACCTTTACCATTCTTCCCTCATCGACTGGCACGCAGGTGAAAATTATGTATCCGTACCCACTCGTTTCTGACCCTAAAATACTACAAACGTAG